The DNA region GGATATTCTTTATGAGCATCAAAAGTTTCGCGTTTGGCGTTGATGTTAACCTGCCTTAAAGCTATGGTTTGAGCAACTAATTCTATTTTTTTGTTGGTAAAATCGGTAACATATAAGGTATCCGATACATAACCCGGAGAACTGAAAATAAGTGTATGCCCTGTTTCGGTACGGATACTGAAATTACCTTTGCTGTCGGTAATGGTCATCTGCCGGTTCTGGTTATCGCGCACAAAAACATCCCCCATTTTATTGTTTTTACCAAACTCAAAAACAGTGCCTTTTACAACGGTTTGGGCATTTACGGTGCAAGCTAAAAACAGTAATGCGGATAATGCAAGGTATCGGTATTTCATAGTAGATTATTTGTGCTGTAAATTAAACTTATTTTTTGTACCAAAGGTTTTCAATTTAACACTTTTTAACCCCACCCTGGTCTTAAATGACAAACCCTGAACCAGCATTACAATATGGTGCAAAAAAAACGCTCCATCAAATTGATGGAGCGGATGGCAAGTCATTATTGTTGTATTATGTCCCGGTATCGTTTTACTCAGGATTTAGGTTAATATCGGTTAACTTTAAAATCAGAGATCCCACCACTCATATGGATCAGGATCCTGTTTTTTGCGGCATCAAAGCCATCGGTTTCGTAGTCGTTATCACTCTTTTTACTGAAGCCCTCAAACTCATTTGAGGAGAGGCCGGTATTGGAGGTGATACGGCATGCAACGCCCTTTGGTACCCTTATAGTAACCTCAGACGCGCCAGTTGACACCTCCACATTTGTGTTGGTAAGGGGGGGGCCAAGCTTCACATCAAACGATGCTGCACCACCCTTTAAAGATAGGCTTTTTATTTTGAATTTTGAAAGATCAAAATTTAAATCTGTTGCACCTGTAGTTACGTCAATATCCCATACCGGATTGGTGTTTAATTTAATATCAGCCTTATTGTTTTTGCGATCGTCGGAGTCAAAATGAAAGCCTTTATTATTTTTCAAATTAAGGTTAAGCACATATACTGAATCATCCTTACTTTGACTAAAAGTATACTTACCGTAAAGTTCCTGCGTTTGGGCATTGAACAAATCGGCAGTACTATCGCTTAAATTATATATGGTACCGCCGCCGCTGATGTTAAGGCGGGCATGTTTAATATTTGCATTATACTCCTGTTTAAAAGTTTTATCGCCACCTATTTTAACTACGCCCTGATCGGTGTTGGTGGTATCACTGTCGTCGTCATCATTGTCATTGTTATAATCATCGCTATGGAATGTCCATGCATTTGGCCAAAAATGATAGCGCTTGCCAAAGTTGCCAAATACCAGCAATGCAAAGCAGCCTATTACTACCGCCAGCTTAAGGATAGTAGCCAATGGCGACCGGTTACCTGCAAACACCAGGCTGATACCACCCATTATTAAAAATATAGGCCATAGGTACAGGAGGTTCATCCAGTCGAAATTTATTACGTGGAAGTTATCCAGCAGGAACACTACTCCCAACAAAACCAGGATCGCGCCCGGAACAAGTTTATCGCTTCTCATAATATTTATATAGTTGGAGGTGTATCTTTAGTTTCTGTTTCTTCTTTAACAGGCTCTGTTTTGGGGGCATCGGTTACCTCGTTAGCATGCCAGCTTTGTTTTTCCCATGGCTGTTTTTTTACGCCCGAAATTATTAGGGCAATACCAGCGCCTACCAGCATAACGGGCCAAAGGCTTTCAAAATCCCAGTCGGGCATCAGGTCAAGCTCGTTAAGCAGGAATATCGAACCCAAAAAGATCATCGCCACGCCAAATATTAACCCAACTGTTGAAGCCTGCTTTTTAGGAGGATTTACAAATGGCGGAGGATTAAAAGGCCGATTGGCAAATTTCGGGTCGTAAAATGGCCCCGATTGCGATGCATCTGTAAAAGGATTATCCTGGGGAGGCACCCTGTAGTCAACGCCGGGGGTAAAGTCAAAGCCTTTTTTAGGCAGCACTATCCACAGTACTATATATATAGGTAAGCTAAAGCCTTTTAAAATAAGGGTTACTAAAAATATAGCCCTGATTACTGCCACATCCGTGCCGAAATGCTCGGCAAGGCCTGCGCAAACACCGCCTATTACCTTTCGATGCTCGTCACGATGAAGTTTCTTTTCCATAATTTATGTTTATTTATGTTTTAAGTTGATTTATCATAACTGGCCCGGCGCAGGTTTTATGATGATTTCGTCGACATTGGCGCCGGGGCTCATCCTGTAAATATTGATGATTGCCGATGCTATGTCTTCGGGCAGCACCATGGTATTTGGGTCAACCACCGCGTCTTTCCATGAATCCGTTAACGTTGATCCCGGTATTACGGCGGTAACTTTTACACCATGCTCCTGCATCTCGAGCCTCATTACTTTTGTTAGACCTAACAGCGCATACTTTGTTACACTATAACTACCGGCTTGTGGTACAGGATTTATGGCGGCTACCGAACATATATTAAAAAAGTGGCCTTTACGTGCCTTTATCATGGTTTTACCAAAATAGCGGTACAACTCATAGGCCGGCATCAGGTTGGTATTCATCTGTACCTGCAAGGTATCATCGGTATCGTCCAGTATGCTCGAGGGGATAAACGTCCCTAAATTATTTACTACAACATCAATAAAGCCAAATTCAGCTTCCGCTGCAGCTGCAAATTTCAACAGTTCGGCTTTATTGCTGCCATCGGCCTTCATAGCGAAAACTTTTACCCCGGCATCAAATTGTTCAAGCTCATCTTTAAAATTCAATAATTCTTGCTCATTCCGCGAACAAATTGCCACGTTTAATCCTTCATTAGCAAAAGCAATTGCAATTGAGCGGCCCATGCCTTTAGTTGAACCGGTGATGAGTACGTTTTTCATATTGTTAAATTAATTTTTATTGTTAGTGAAGCTTTA from Mucilaginibacter sp. SJ includes:
- a CDS encoding SDR family oxidoreductase, giving the protein MKNVLITGSTKGMGRSIAIAFANEGLNVAICSRNEQELLNFKDELEQFDAGVKVFAMKADGSNKAELLKFAAAAEAEFGFIDVVVNNLGTFIPSSILDDTDDTLQVQMNTNLMPAYELYRYFGKTMIKARKGHFFNICSVAAINPVPQAGSYSVTKYALLGLTKVMRLEMQEHGVKVTAVIPGSTLTDSWKDAVVDPNTMVLPEDIASAIINIYRMSPGANVDEIIIKPAPGQL
- a CDS encoding carboxypeptidase-like regulatory domain-containing protein: MKYRYLALSALLFLACTVNAQTVVKGTVFEFGKNNKMGDVFVRDNQNRQMTITDSKGNFSIRTETGHTLIFSSPGYVSDTLYVTDFTNKKIELVAQTIALRQVNINAKRETFDAHKEYPEVYTRSKIYPLSPTSWFSKEAKDARRLKKYFKHEEEERHVDEVFTMNYVQSIIPLRGRELENFMTLYRPSYAFIKSNSGPSLAVYINDSYKKYLALPADKRTLPDLKE
- a CDS encoding LiaI-LiaF-like domain-containing protein is translated as MRSDKLVPGAILVLLGVVFLLDNFHVINFDWMNLLYLWPIFLIMGGISLVFAGNRSPLATILKLAVVIGCFALLVFGNFGKRYHFWPNAWTFHSDDYNNDNDDDDSDTTNTDQGVVKIGGDKTFKQEYNANIKHARLNISGGGTIYNLSDSTADLFNAQTQELYGKYTFSQSKDDSVYVLNLNLKNNKGFHFDSDDRKNNKADIKLNTNPVWDIDVTTGATDLNFDLSKFKIKSLSLKGGAASFDVKLGPPLTNTNVEVSTGASEVTIRVPKGVACRITSNTGLSSNEFEGFSKKSDNDYETDGFDAAKNRILIHMSGGISDFKVNRY
- a CDS encoding PspC domain-containing protein; the protein is MEKKLHRDEHRKVIGGVCAGLAEHFGTDVAVIRAIFLVTLILKGFSLPIYIVLWIVLPKKGFDFTPGVDYRVPPQDNPFTDASQSGPFYDPKFANRPFNPPPFVNPPKKQASTVGLIFGVAMIFLGSIFLLNELDLMPDWDFESLWPVMLVGAGIALIISGVKKQPWEKQSWHANEVTDAPKTEPVKEETETKDTPPTI